A stretch of the Diprion similis isolate iyDipSimi1 chromosome 14, iyDipSimi1.1, whole genome shotgun sequence genome encodes the following:
- the LOC124414648 gene encoding uncharacterized protein LOC124414648 produces MEQQNMEGSTEETGNSDFNESINNATSENVTLKEEVEPHTEIQALDTQPDDVLIDHLKIETTVTEVVTEPMAVVIENNENPPDFPSSKNCDPNNECTFEVAEQTVEVVTSIDTSEVHTELAAKVTMDDSLKELIEIKTDNMSDLMHENLSIDTEECSHQAVEDATGVEETTQTHEPCDPNVMSIVEEIVTTSKLPYTVEIQEEDSSDDREGFVTKELVLLEVVEDCDAAIGENDAAVEENIVELEMNQTHDCVPTSSEPISNESLLSKNHDNEDNCQLVPDKSEIKDVSLETANEDRKSTTIVSATMKTDKTVGMMEDEKSSVESKLSRKPDNHRSCIQEIVDDWDDDNNDHIPDSKHSVSDSHDSVEIELKTLLADDKPSDKGDEIIDDGKQIINKSSSKETVNIKEKKTLKGTESVGKERVNGLESETSKGNTTVDETLAEKKPESVPEALVRVVSKPTTNRSTVTMISKKKQQPTRAGVKVLGRHLMSQIASKADVTEVIQERIKEKQKEIDLPQGGDILFVKKITQRLSSKLSGASTNALSAKISLSEPSKMSSENFSKKAPAKDKIMDVAERIETADNRELLAILEGDVDPDWSNLKPHTVVESTKSTEPTSNTTSTPVKLDPYKERELALKQLLELPSISLKRHSRKRRTFKPALSKVSSDTDETPQNIVPVPTTASVIDAENMQTVPVEEENRPPTIESVVRQERMQVSVEDHLEESRSGRKRKPTEKAREHEQNSSKKQKVYKGKVAVQKKPHKIETLVEDSVPEIPAVETPVKESEATSVISKAASRNILSKIGPTKNRIYQTKSQKMGKKLVQTIGKRNIPVKKLIRQKSSTNITNAKSVHVKSKFISSPKKYRTTMKQQQQQQKVQKQLMEVSSSDTKPKKKSNEIDKLLQDEGVVNLLYDVEQPERKRLIPITKSQTKVMDLQKVQRELKIRTKLVRNAVLRLRTSGGSPTKISPRSKRGTQQINPPENETRENERIKSTRSSVSSSGDFIFPAKIRNAAEASIIVRRHSSSSFSSTSGSPRVSIDGPDRQTEPSGAEEGPAHVTRSARRRHSQNEKNKQSTDTLSAHKKVGVSRKKSTESTDHECVVFLEKGIAVASRPNLRTDSRNTEKLNKNIEITDIGLASTHVAGIKVSTRSNGASVEKEVPKTKKGTKTKAATNKAKEALEHDMDNLQEDKLSACLAEAVSALSNVDATAGTSGSAIVLRKLKAPSNATKLTDKIQPDLLDQFSNNEINLRRHGNIVEVIMIPSSSKLKNGITLQLMQELREVLLLLRRDDGCRVVLLTSTGTSFCEGLDLSNLINSDREERRVNAEELANGVKEFIKTLANFNKPIVAGIHGAAIGLGVTMLPLFDLVIASDKATFSMPYGQLGQIPEGAAILTLSQTIGNTVTSELLLGGRTLTASEALRAGLVSRVLWPDRFQGELIPSLRAMSEHSSQSMEATKTLLRHSLRKKLDAALESESYLLIQHWCSAECQTLIKNYLDGKGH; encoded by the exons ATGGAGCAACAAAACATGGAGGGTAGTACAGAAGAGACTGGGAATAGTGACTTTAATGAATCCATAAACAATGCGACATCTGAAAATGTCACACTGAAAGAAGAGGTTGAACCTCATACAGAGATTCAGGCTCTAGATACGCAACCTGACGATGTTCTTATcgatcatttgaaaattgaaactacaGTCACAGAGGTAGTTACAGAACCAATGGCTGTTGTgatagaaaataatgaaaacccACCAGATTTCCCAAGCAGCAAGAATTGCGATCCTAATAATGAATGCACTTTTGAAGTTGCTGAACAGACGGTTGAAGTAGTCACTTCAATTGATACTTCCGAAGTCCATACAGAGCTTGCAGCAAAAGTAACTATGGATGATTCATTAAAGGAGttgatcgaaataaaaacagaCAACATGTCTGATTTGATGCATGAAAATCTGTCCATTGATACTGAGGAATGTAGTCACCAAGCTGTCGAAGATGCGACTGGTGTTGAGGAAACTACACAAACTCATGAACCCTGTGACCCAAATGTGATGAGCATTGTTGAAGAAATAGTTACGACAAGTAAACTGCCGTATACTGTAGAAATCCAAGAAGAAGACAGTTCGGATGACAGGGAAGGTTTTGTAACGAAAGAGTTGGTTTTGCTAGAAGTTGTCGAAGACTGTGATGCTGCCATTGGAGAAAATGATGCAGCTGTTGAAGAGAATATTGTAGAGCTAGAAATGAACCAAACGCATGACTGTGTGCCCACTAGCAGTGAACCTATCTCGAACGAATCATTGCTGTCTAAAAATCACGACAATGAAGATAACTGTCAGTTAGTTCCAGATAAGTCTGAAATCAAAGACGTATCACTGGAAACAGCCAATGAGGATCGTAAGAGCACAACAATTGTTAGTGCCACGATGAAAACTGACAAAACTGTTGGAATGATGGAAGATGAGAAATCATCCGTCGAATCAAAATTGTCAAGGAAACCAGATAATCACAGAAGTTGTATCCAAGAAATTGTAGATGATTGGGACGATGATAACAATGACCATATACCCGACTCTAAACACAGTGTGAGCGACTCCCATGATTCTgtagaaattgaattaaaaactcTATTGGCTGACGATAAACCTAGTGACAAAGGTGATGAAATAATTGACGACGGTAAAcagattataaataaaagttcaaGTAAAGAAACAGTCAAtataaaagagaagaaaacgcTAAAGGGTACTGAATCTGTTGGCAAAGAGCGTGTAAATGGGTTAGAAAGTGAAACCAGCAAAGGTAATACAACTGTTGATGAAACTTTGGCggaaaaaaaacctgaatCAGTACCTGAAGCATTAGTTCGCGTAGTTAGTAAGCCAACGACCAATCGGTCAACGGTTACTATGATCTCAAAAAAGAAGCAACAACCTACCAGAGCTGGAGTAAAAGTACTGGGACGGCATTTAATGAGTCAAATCGCATCTAAGGCTGATGTGACAGAAGTTATACAAGAACGTATAAAGGAAAAGCAAAAGGAAATTGATCTTCCACAGGGAGGTGATattttgtttgtaaaaaaaatcactcaacGTTTATCGAGCAAGTTATCTGGCGCTTCGACTAATGCTCTATCCGCAAAAATATCATTGTCTGAGCCGTCCAAGATGTCTTCtgaaaattttagtaaaaaagcACCGGCCAAAGATAAAATAATGGACGTCGCTGAGAGAATCGAAACTGCTGATAACAGAGAATTACTTGCAATCTTGGAGGGTGACGTCGATCCTGATTGGTCAAACCTCAAACCCCATACAGTTGTTGAGTCAACTAAGAGTACAGAACCAACATCAAATACGACCTCAACACCGGTGAAACTTGATCCCTATAAAGAAAGGGAACTGGCATTGAAGCAACTCCTTGAACTTCCGAGTATATCTCTGAAAAGACATTcaagaaagagaagaacaTTTAAGCCTGCTCTAAGCAAAGTATCCTCCGACACTGATGAAACGCCACAAAATATTGTCCCTGTGCCGACAACTGCATCTGTTATTGATGCGGAGAATATGCAGACCGTGCCtgtggaagaagaaaatcgaCCTCCAACAATCGAATCAGTCGTAAGACAGGAAAGAATGCAGGTCAGTGTAGAAGATCATTTGGAAGAATCACGGTCTGGTAGGAAGCGAAAACCGACTGAAAAAGCTCGTGAACATGAACAAAATTCATCTAAGAAACAGAAAGTGTACAAAGGAAAGGTGGCTGTGCAGAAAAAGCCtcataaaattgaaactttggTTGAGGATTCTGTTCCGGAAATTCCAGCAGTTGAGACACCTGTAAAAGAAAGTGAAGCAACATCAGTAATTTCAAAAGCTGCAAGTAGgaatattctttcaaaaattggaccaacgaaaaatcgaatatACCAGACTAAATCACAGAAAATGGGAAAGAAATTGGTTCAGACTATTGGAAAGCGTAATAtaccagtaaaaaaattaattcgccAAAAATCTTCTACCAATATTACGAATGCAAAGTCTGTTCAcgtgaaatcaaaattcatctcgtctccaaaaaaATACAGGACCACCATgaagcaacaacaacagcaacagaaGGTACAAAAACAGTTAATGGAAGTGTCTTCGAGCGATACAAAACCCAAGAAGAAATCAAACGAAATAGATAAACTGCTTCAGGACGAAGGAGTGGTTAATTTGCTGTATGATGTTGAACAACCGGAAAGGAAACGTCTCATTCCGATTACAAAGTCCCAAACGAAAGTGATGGACCTACAGAAGGTGCAACGGGAGCTGAAAATCAGAACAAAATTAGTACGAAATGCTGTACTGAGACTTCGTACTTCGGGGGGAAGCCCAACAAAAATATCACCTAGATCGAAACGAGGCACGCAACAAATTAACCCACCTGAGAATGAAACCAGGGAAAATGAACGTATCAAGTCGACTCGGTCGTCAGTATCGTCCTCGGGCGATTTTATATTTCCAGCAAAAATCAGAAATGCTGCCGAAGCGTCAATAATTGTAAGAAGGCATTCGTCCAGCTCATTTTCAAGTACTTCAGGAAGCCCGAGAGTCAGCATCGACGGACCAGACCGACAAACAGAACCCAGCGGAGCTGAAGAAGGCCCAGCACACGTTACGAGATCTGCGAGGCGGCGACATTCACAGAATGAGAAGAACAAACAATCGACTGATACACTGTCAGCACATAAAAAAGTTGGCgtcagtagaaaaaaatcaacagaaAGCACCGATCATGAGTGTGTTGTATTCCTTGAAAAAGGTATTGCTGTAGCGAGTCGTCCAAACTTGCGTACCGATAGTAGAAATACTGAAAAactcaataaaaatattgagatCACTGATATTGGTCTGGCTAGCACCCATGTTGCTGGGATTAAGGTATCAACTAGATCAAATGGGGCATCTGTGGAAAAAGAAGTGCCGAAAACTAAGAAAGgaacaaaaacgaaagcaGCTACAAACAAAGCAAAGGAGGCTCTTGAACATGACATGGATAATCTACAGGAGGACAAACTCTCCGCTTGTTTAGCCGAGGCAGTTTCCGCACTTTCAAATGTTGATGCAACTGCTGGTACCTCTGGAAGTGCAATTGTTCTCCGCAAACTAAAAG CACCTTCAAATGCAACCAAACTGACTGATAAAATACAACCTGACCTGCTAGATCAGTTTAGCAACAATGAAATCAACCTGCGACGACATGGCAATATCGTTGAAGTAATAATGATACCATCATCTAGCAAATTGAAGAATGGAATCACCCTCCAG CTAATGCAGGAACTTCGCGAAGTATTATTGTTGCTGAGGAGGGACGACGGTTGTCGCGTAGTTCTTTTGACATCCACTGGAACAAGTTTTTGTGAAGGTCTAGACCTCTCAAATCTAATAAATTCTGACAGAGAAGAACGTCGGGTCAATGCCGAGGAACTAGCTAATGGAGTCAA GGAGTTTATAAAGACATTAGCTAATTTCAATAAACCCATAGTGGCAGGGATACATGGAGCAGCTATTGGATTAGGTGTTACGATGTTGCCATTATTTGACCTAGTCATCGCCAGCGACAAAGCTACATTCAGTATGCCTTATGGACAGCTTGGGCAAATACCTGAAGGAGCGGCTATACTTACTCTATCTCAAACTATTGGCAACACTGTT ACGAGTGAGCTTTTGCTCGGTGGAAGGACATTGACGGCTAGCGAAGCTCTAAGGGCAGGACTTGTATCTCGGGTGTTGTGGCCAGACCGTTTTCAAGGAGAATTGATACCTTCCTTGCGAGCCATGAGCGAACATTCATCACAG TCAATGGAGGCGACGAAAACATTGCTGCGACACAGCTTACGCAAGAAGTTAGACGCTGCATTGGAGTCCGAAAGTTATCTGTTGATCCAGCATTGGTGTTCTGCGGAATGCCAaacgttgataaaaaattatttagatGGTAAAGGTCACTGA
- the LOC124414450 gene encoding uncharacterized protein LOC124414450 — protein sequence YSDASANLEKGNTTLRCVLLCISRGLKRSPDIRATLLVVMKFILRLFLLSSVVYCQKATFIELPALDAGYHVHVGEQFISEMECIKKLDGVLKARWTEDLVQVPTEYLGNLPTIPWEDKESIYTRYNTLEDEWLIEGGSPEKKISQCIKKIVSDVRVPLTNQGELDCVAKLISTHTIDETYHQRNFEDLVNTSSAEQLPFRKFISFPEIVDLIFQNRQPSSWTNLERLLYAHTMGYVLTDADRNRRNYFTTQNCDWVNLKALREAPSEVSKLNEFSSQVRHAVNKQLAGKLVKNWNLNEILSTDRYELWTKTRQNMTMMLEREVERLRNEKRDPQWLCEYATELATYFTEMQSNILLTEELQPIRLESSDLASRSRRIEEALSGLNNTRHSLIRNRVKNIADEQENGTRCLSAFLRLVQNHRRYQLASAFIDEAYVYPEIFCKSGIKNPGLIQFTFCNCVGTFCVSHSLAALFAEEYVLVKGSDGIYKVVRSGIKSQRKVTHCHTLGNSNRN from the coding sequence TATAGCGACGCATCTGCGAATCTGGAGAAAGGAAATACTACGCTTAGGTgtgtattattatgtataagtCGTGGGCTAAAGAGAAGTCCAGACATTCGTGCTACGCTACTTGTCGTGATGAAGTTCATTTtacgtttatttttacttaGCAGTGTTGTTTATTGTCAAAAAGCAACATTCATTGAGTTACCAGCTCTGGACGCAGGATACCATGTCCACGTTGGAGAACAATTTATCTCGGAAATGGAATGCATCAAAAAATTGGACGGTGTTTTAAAGGCTAGATGGACGGAGGATTTGGTTCAAGTCCCAACAGAATATCTGGGCAATCTTCCTACCATTCCATGGGAAGATAAAGAATCAATTTACACAAGGTACAACACGTTAGAAGACGAATGGCTAATAGAGGGAGGTTCGCCAGAAAAGAAGATAAGTCaatgcattaaaaaaattgtgtccGACGTGCGCGTTCCTTTGACGAATCAAGGTGAGCTCGATTGTGTCGCAAAATTGATTTCCACCCATACCATAGACGAGACTTATCATCAACGGAATTTTGAAGATCTAGTGAACACTTCGTCCGCAGAACAACTGCCGTTTCGTAAGTTTATTAGTTTCCCCGAGATCGTCGaccttatttttcaaaacagacAACCCAGCTCTTGGACTAACTTGGAAAGACTTCTATATGCGCATACAATGGGTTACGTGCTTACGGACGCAgatagaaatcgtcgaaactACTTTACGACTCAGAATTGCGATTGGGTGAATCTAAAAGCCCTACGAGAGGCGCCGAGTGAAGTGTCAAAGCTAAACGAGTTTTCGTCACAAGTGCGTCATGCGGTTAACAAGCAACTGGCCGGaaagttggtaaaaaattggaaCTTGAATGAGATTTTATCAACAGACAGATACGAACTCTGGACGAAAACCCGCCAAAACATGACGATGATGCTTGAGAGGGAAGTCGAAAGGCTTCGCAATGAAAAACGTGATCCTCAATGGTTATGCGAGTACGCCACGGAACTGGCGACATACTTCACGGAGATGCAatcgaatattttattaaccGAAGAACTGCAACCGATACGTTTGGAATCGTCAGACCTTGCCTCAAGATCCAGAAGAATCGAGGAGGCTTTGTCAGGGCTGAATAATACGCGACATTCTTTGATAAGGAATCGAGTGAAGAATATTGCCGACGAACAGGAAAATGGGACAAGATGTTTATCTGCGTTTCTTCGTTTGGTACAAAATCATAGAAGATATCAGCTTGCTTCAGCATTTATAGATGAAGCGTACGTGTATCCGgagatattttgtaaaagcGGCATCAAAAATCCAGGTCTGATTCAATTCACCTTCTGCAATTGTGTTGGAACTTTTTGTGTTTCGCATTCCTTGGCTGCCCTCTTTGCAGAAGAATATGTTCTTGTAAAAGGATCAGATGGCATCTATAAAGTTGTTAGGAGCGGAATTAAAAGTCAACGGAAGGTTACACATTGCCATACTTTGGGTAATTCTAACAGGAATTAA